In Sulfurovum xiamenensis, a genomic segment contains:
- the nuoH gene encoding NADH-quinone oxidoreductase subunit NuoH produces the protein METTLIENLPEVTALGVIIKAIIILAVISAIAGFGTYIERKVLAFMQRRLGPMHVGPYGLLQIAADGIKLFTKEDIIPQNANKFIFMIAPVITAATAFIALSAVPVFPDFTIPEFIPLLGDTFVPSIASDLNIGVLFVLGMMAAGLYGPLLAGMSQANKWGIIGSARTAIQFLSYEVVTGLSILAPIMLVGSLSFVDFNEAQAGGIGSWLIWQQPVAFVLFLIAGFAETNRTPFDLLEHEAEVVSGYATEYSGMRWGMFFIGEYANMITVAIIASIVFLGGFDAAGDFGWLFIILKIAFFFFLMLWVRASWPHIRPDQLMWLCWKVLMPIAVINILITAIVVMV, from the coding sequence ATGGAAACAACACTTATAGAAAACTTACCAGAAGTTACAGCATTAGGTGTGATCATTAAGGCCATTATTATTTTGGCAGTGATTTCAGCAATTGCAGGTTTTGGTACATACATAGAAAGAAAAGTGCTTGCATTTATGCAAAGACGTCTTGGGCCGATGCACGTAGGACCGTATGGTTTACTACAAATTGCGGCAGATGGTATTAAACTCTTCACAAAAGAGGATATCATCCCGCAGAATGCGAACAAATTCATCTTTATGATTGCACCTGTGATTACAGCAGCAACAGCATTTATTGCTCTCTCTGCTGTACCGGTTTTTCCAGACTTTACAATTCCTGAGTTTATTCCTTTGCTTGGTGATACCTTTGTACCCTCTATTGCATCTGATTTGAACATCGGTGTGTTGTTTGTACTTGGTATGATGGCAGCAGGACTTTACGGACCGCTTTTGGCAGGTATGTCACAGGCGAACAAATGGGGTATTATAGGATCAGCGAGAACAGCGATTCAGTTTTTATCTTATGAGGTAGTCACAGGGCTTTCTATCTTGGCACCGATCATGTTAGTGGGCTCACTGTCATTTGTGGACTTTAATGAAGCACAAGCCGGTGGTATCGGTTCATGGCTGATCTGGCAACAACCAGTAGCGTTTGTACTGTTCCTCATTGCAGGATTCGCAGAGACGAACAGAACACCATTCGACCTTCTTGAGCATGAAGCAGAAGTTGTTTCTGGTTATGCAACCGAGTATTCTGGTATGAGATGGGGTATGTTCTTTATCGGTGAGTATGCGAACATGATCACCGTTGCTATTATTGCATCGATCGTATTCTTAGGTGGATTTGATGCAGCAGGTGACTTTGGATGGTTGTTTATTATCCTTAAAATTGCATTTTTCTTCTTCTTGATGTTATGGGTAAGAGCATCATGGCCACATATTAGACCAGATCAGTTAATGTGGCTTTGTTGGAAAGTATTAATGCCAATCGCAGTCATCAATATCTTGATCACTGCTATCGTGGTAATGGTATAA